From the Alkalibacter rhizosphaerae genome, one window contains:
- a CDS encoding TIGR00282 family metallophosphoesterase: protein MKILIIGDVVGRPGRTVLNENLEALKEEFDADFVIINGENASSGTGIIEKHAASFFDMGVDVITTGNHVWDKKETESFIDAYPKLLRPANYPSPCPGNGYVLVPYKDTEVAVINLSGRSFMKSMDCPFRRLDQILEEIPESIHVKILDFHAETTSEKLAMGYYGANRLSLVFGTHTHVQTADHRILDEYTGYITDVGMTGPLDGIIGVQKEKVLEGFLTQRPVRYDLAKGKRQINGLVAHIDETDGKTTMLHGFIKFYD, encoded by the coding sequence ATGAAAATCTTGATCATAGGAGATGTCGTTGGACGTCCAGGCCGCACTGTCTTAAACGAAAATTTGGAAGCGTTGAAAGAAGAATTTGATGCTGATTTTGTGATTATCAATGGAGAAAATGCCTCATCCGGAACAGGGATCATCGAAAAGCACGCAGCGTCTTTTTTTGATATGGGCGTCGATGTGATCACCACGGGAAATCACGTTTGGGACAAAAAAGAAACAGAAAGCTTCATTGACGCTTATCCAAAGCTTCTGCGACCGGCCAACTACCCATCTCCCTGCCCAGGTAATGGATACGTCCTGGTGCCGTATAAAGACACAGAAGTTGCGGTCATCAACCTGTCTGGTCGTTCTTTCATGAAAAGCATGGATTGTCCTTTTCGGCGATTGGATCAAATATTGGAGGAGATCCCAGAATCCATCCATGTGAAAATTTTAGATTTTCACGCAGAAACCACTTCTGAAAAACTGGCAATGGGATATTATGGGGCAAATCGCCTTTCTTTGGTTTTTGGAACCCATACCCATGTACAAACCGCAGATCATCGTATTCTGGACGAATATACCGGTTATATAACCGATGTAGGAATGACCGGACCTCTTGATGGGATCATAGGCGTACAAAAAGAAAAAGTTTTGGAAGGATTCTTGACCCAGCGACCGGTACGTTACGATTTAGCAAAAGGTAAACGACAAATCAATGGTCTTGTCGCGCATATCGACGAAACGGATGGAAAAACTACAATGCTCCATGGTTTCATAAAATTTTATGATTGA
- a CDS encoding PHP domain-containing protein translates to MNKYADLHIHSSYSDGAFTPKKIMEEASNRRLHTISITDHDTLSGSILAWKMADDYPVEVIVGIEFSCVYQGEDVHVLGYFLHDVSHALNPFLEELQRKRQERAIKMVDRFGELGIDMDTMDLNAYGDSIGRPHFAKELLRLGVVKTFDEAFEKYLKPGCPCYIEKSKISVSECIKSIHENGGISVLAHPGLLEKEDTLLELLDYGPDGLEVYHSKHDQKDKIRLYNLSKDRHLLITGGSDFHEETKSRLTGIGSEKIPVRYVEALKRQIKKNMEKQQV, encoded by the coding sequence ATGAATAAATATGCAGATCTACACATTCATTCCAGTTATTCGGATGGAGCGTTCACACCAAAGAAAATAATGGAAGAAGCTTCCAATCGAAGACTGCATACCATTTCCATTACAGATCACGATACATTGTCCGGTTCTATATTGGCCTGGAAAATGGCGGATGATTATCCAGTCGAAGTCATCGTGGGCATTGAATTCAGTTGTGTGTATCAAGGGGAGGACGTCCACGTTCTTGGTTATTTTCTCCATGATGTATCCCACGCCTTAAATCCTTTTCTGGAAGAATTACAGCGAAAAAGGCAGGAGCGAGCCATTAAAATGGTGGATCGTTTTGGTGAACTGGGCATCGACATGGACACCATGGATCTGAATGCTTACGGCGACAGCATAGGACGACCACACTTTGCAAAAGAACTCTTGCGGTTGGGTGTCGTAAAAACTTTTGATGAAGCATTTGAAAAATATTTAAAACCAGGGTGTCCCTGTTACATTGAAAAATCGAAGATCAGTGTTTCGGAATGCATAAAATCGATACATGAAAACGGAGGTATTTCTGTTTTGGCCCACCCGGGACTTTTGGAAAAAGAAGATACTTTGCTTGAACTTTTGGATTATGGACCGGATGGATTGGAAGTTTATCATTCCAAACACGATCAAAAAGATAAAATTCGCTTATACAATTTGTCAAAAGACAGGCATCTGCTGATCACCGGAGGATCCGACTTTCATGAAGAGACCAAAAGTCGGCTGACAGGCATCGGATCGGAGAAAATACCCGTTCGATATGTAGAAGCGTTGAAAAGACAAATCAAAAAAAATATGGAAAAGCAACAGGTATAA
- a CDS encoding pyridoxal phosphate-dependent aminotransferase — MKTRISEKVLEVKPSITLAITAKAKEMIESGMDVIGFGAGEPDFDTPEFIKDAAIKAIHEGRTKYTAAVGVLELRKLIAQKLKRDNGLEYSPDQIIVNSGAKHSLSTAFQSILNPGDEVLVPVPYWVSYPEIVRIAGGVPVFLKTKKENDFKMTAEDLDKAITSKTKAIYLNSPSNPVGAVYTKKELEELAKVILRHEIFVVSDEIYERLLYDGEKHISIASLGEEIKEWTILVNGMSKSHAMTGWRIGYTAASKDVITAMGKVQGHAVSHPSSITQYAGIGALQCPDHFLSEMVEEYDVRRKFCVDRLNQIKELSYIYPKGAFYVFIDVSKLFGRTFKGKVIEGSMDYANLMLEHYQVALVPGIAFGADEFVRISYATALEQIEKGLDRMEAFIKELD; from the coding sequence ATGAAAACAAGAATTTCGGAAAAGGTATTGGAAGTAAAGCCATCCATAACTTTAGCCATAACTGCCAAGGCCAAAGAAATGATAGAATCTGGAATGGATGTGATCGGGTTTGGAGCAGGAGAACCAGACTTTGATACGCCTGAATTTATCAAAGATGCTGCCATTAAAGCCATACATGAAGGAAGGACCAAGTATACTGCAGCTGTAGGAGTTTTGGAACTGCGAAAGCTTATTGCACAAAAGCTCAAACGGGACAACGGTTTGGAATATTCACCAGATCAGATCATCGTTAATAGCGGAGCAAAACACAGTTTGTCAACGGCATTTCAAAGCATTTTGAATCCCGGAGATGAAGTCCTTGTTCCAGTGCCATATTGGGTCAGCTATCCGGAGATCGTCCGAATCGCCGGAGGAGTTCCTGTTTTCTTAAAGACAAAAAAAGAAAATGATTTTAAAATGACAGCTGAGGATTTGGACAAGGCCATAACGTCTAAAACAAAGGCAATTTACCTGAATTCACCATCAAATCCTGTAGGAGCAGTTTACACAAAAAAAGAATTGGAAGAATTGGCAAAAGTTATCCTACGTCATGAAATTTTCGTGGTATCCGATGAAATTTACGAACGCTTGCTCTATGATGGAGAAAAACATATAAGCATCGCATCACTTGGTGAGGAAATAAAAGAATGGACGATCCTGGTCAACGGCATGAGCAAGTCTCACGCCATGACCGGATGGCGGATCGGTTATACTGCTGCATCCAAAGATGTCATCACCGCCATGGGAAAGGTACAGGGTCATGCAGTCAGCCATCCTTCCTCCATTACCCAGTATGCCGGGATCGGTGCACTCCAATGTCCAGACCATTTCCTCTCCGAAATGGTGGAGGAGTATGATGTTCGTCGCAAATTTTGTGTGGATCGTTTAAATCAGATCAAAGAATTGAGCTACATTTATCCTAAAGGCGCTTTTTATGTCTTTATCGATGTTTCCAAGTTGTTTGGCAGAACATTCAAAGGGAAAGTGATCGAAGGATCCATGGACTATGCCAACTTGATGTTGGAGCATTATCAGGTAGCCTTGGTTCCCGGCATCGCATTTGGTGCAGACGAATTCGTCCGAATTTCCTACGCTACTGCCTTGGAACAGATCGAGAAAGGCCTGGATCGAATGGAAGCTTTTATTAAGGAGTTGGATTGA
- the purB gene encoding adenylosuccinate lyase: MNTAEYTSPLIERYASKEMSYVFSHENKFGTWRKLWIALAKAEKKLGLNITEDQIRELEENAEDIDFAKAKEYEKKLRHDVMAHVHTFGDQCPTAKGIIHLGATSAFVGDNTDVIVYIQGLKLVRKKLINCIDKLAAFALEYKDLPTLGFTHFQPAQLTTVGKRACLWIQDMLMDLEELDFVLEHAKLRGVKGTTGTQASFLELFEGDHEKVRQLDRMVAEEMGFTSSYAVTGQTYPRKFDARVSNALSGVAQTLYKFSNDMRLLQHLKEMEEPFEKNQIGSSAMAYKRNPMRSERIGALARYVIVSALNPAITASTQWFERTLDDSANKRIAIPESFLAVDAILNICLNITEGMVVYPKVIEQHIEKELPFMATENIIMQGVKNGGDRQALHERIRIHSMEAGRRVKEEGKDNDLMDRIKQDPAFPIQEEDFVHILDPKTFIGRAPQQVMEFFENQIRPVLESNKELLGEHGEVSV, encoded by the coding sequence ATGAATACAGCAGAATACACGAGCCCATTGATCGAACGTTATGCTTCTAAAGAGATGAGCTACGTTTTTTCCCATGAAAACAAATTCGGAACCTGGCGGAAATTATGGATCGCTTTGGCGAAAGCAGAAAAAAAACTGGGTTTGAATATTACAGAGGATCAGATCCGGGAGTTGGAGGAAAATGCCGAGGACATCGACTTTGCAAAAGCCAAAGAATACGAAAAGAAATTACGTCATGACGTCATGGCCCACGTTCATACATTTGGAGACCAATGTCCGACGGCAAAAGGCATCATTCATCTTGGTGCAACCAGCGCTTTTGTTGGAGACAACACGGATGTGATCGTTTATATCCAAGGTTTAAAACTGGTTCGGAAAAAGTTGATCAATTGCATCGACAAACTGGCTGCATTTGCTTTGGAGTACAAAGATCTACCCACACTGGGATTCACCCACTTTCAACCGGCACAATTGACTACTGTTGGAAAAAGAGCCTGTTTATGGATCCAGGACATGTTGATGGATCTGGAAGAGTTGGATTTTGTCCTAGAGCATGCCAAACTCCGAGGAGTGAAGGGTACCACCGGTACTCAGGCCAGCTTTTTAGAACTATTTGAAGGAGATCATGAAAAAGTGCGACAACTGGACCGAATGGTGGCTGAAGAGATGGGCTTTACTTCCAGTTATGCAGTGACGGGACAAACATATCCCCGAAAATTTGATGCCAGAGTTTCCAATGCTCTAAGCGGTGTGGCACAAACCCTTTATAAATTCAGCAACGACATGCGTTTGCTACAACACCTGAAAGAAATGGAGGAGCCTTTCGAAAAAAACCAAATTGGATCATCTGCCATGGCATACAAGCGAAATCCCATGCGGTCGGAGCGTATTGGAGCATTGGCCCGCTACGTGATCGTAAGCGCCCTGAATCCGGCGATCACCGCCTCCACCCAGTGGTTCGAAAGAACTCTGGACGACAGCGCCAACAAGCGGATCGCCATCCCGGAGAGTTTTCTTGCCGTTGATGCTATTCTAAATATCTGTTTGAATATTACCGAAGGAATGGTTGTCTATCCGAAAGTCATAGAACAGCATATTGAAAAAGAACTTCCTTTCATGGCGACTGAGAACATCATCATGCAGGGTGTTAAAAACGGTGGAGACCGACAGGCTCTCCATGAACGAATTCGTATTCATTCCATGGAAGCGGGAAGAAGGGTGAAAGAAGAAGGGAAGGACAACGATCTGATGGATCGGATCAAGCAGGATCCCGCATTTCCCATCCAGGAAGAAGATTTTGTCCATATACTTGATCCAAAAACTTTTATTGGTCGTGCACCCCAACAGGTGATGGAGTTTTTTGAAAATCAAATTCGGCCTGTTTTGGAGTCTAATAAAGAATTGCTGGGTGAACACGGCGAAGTGAGTGTCTGA
- a CDS encoding tyrosine-type recombinase/integrase — MPYNELIASFSDYLAHKLQIRSVKAYKYDMESFLGFMEKRSNVDFSKWDDEQKLVFFRKIRQPDFYAYIHYLKDEHHNSDKTINRKLTSLRAFYQFLIDDRGCDGKNPIDEIPRYHLHEKGPNYLEESVLERIFEKVRIRNKYRDMAILMLIADCALKASQIVSLKLTDYDGSSLQIKEGSIRLSPATINALDSYINLERKNSNSTYLFVSQKNESISIRTIQHLIKNIKTDLDLDQPLTSEAIRNTTILKLMKDNVDHTEIKRYFGYKKTLQLEKTLSNSQWSEEKPEFDFSKVARKTPKK; from the coding sequence ATGCCCTATAATGAATTGATCGCATCTTTTTCTGATTACCTGGCGCACAAGTTGCAGATTCGCTCCGTCAAAGCCTATAAATATGATATGGAGAGCTTTTTAGGATTCATGGAAAAAAGAAGCAATGTTGATTTTTCCAAATGGGATGACGAGCAAAAGCTGGTGTTTTTTAGAAAGATAAGACAACCGGATTTTTATGCCTATATACATTACTTGAAAGACGAACACCATAATTCAGATAAGACCATCAATCGGAAACTGACGTCCTTGCGAGCATTTTACCAATTTTTGATCGATGACCGTGGTTGTGATGGTAAAAATCCCATCGATGAGATCCCACGTTATCATTTACATGAGAAAGGTCCCAACTATTTGGAGGAATCCGTACTGGAACGGATTTTTGAAAAGGTAAGGATCCGAAACAAATATCGAGACATGGCCATTTTGATGCTGATCGCAGATTGTGCATTAAAGGCATCACAAATCGTTTCCTTAAAGTTGACAGACTACGACGGCAGCAGTTTACAGATAAAAGAGGGAAGTATCCGATTGAGTCCTGCAACGATCAACGCTTTGGATTCCTATATAAATCTAGAACGAAAAAATTCCAATTCCACATATTTGTTTGTCAGTCAGAAGAATGAATCGATTAGTATACGAACTATTCAACATCTTATTAAAAACATAAAAACGGATTTGGATCTGGACCAGCCTTTGACATCGGAAGCAATACGAAATACCACCATTTTGAAATTGATGAAGGACAATGTGGACCATACCGAAATAAAAAGATATTTTGGCTACAAGAAAACCCTTCAACTGGAAAAAACCCTTTCTAACTCCCAATGGTCCGAAGAAAAGCCGGAATTTGATTTTTCCAAAGTTGCCCGTAAAACACCAAAAAAATGA
- a CDS encoding tyrosine-type recombinase/integrase encodes MAEKSTTYDKKLHQQLTLKLRELVNQMPVFCETFFRGIEPTTSIKSRIAYAFDLRSFLHYLVEESFEEPFNGKTPKEVTLEMMENITPVQIEKFLEYLSFYSLPHYKNPDEFVTYTNGNSGKARKLSTLRTFYKYFYKKEMVKKNPALLVDIPKIKEKPIVRLEVDEVANLLDLLEDPKGMTDTQKKFHQRTKERDMAMIVLLLGTGIRVSEFVGLDLSHFDFKNNSFKITRKGGSQVVLYFSDEVANVLENYLEVRDEITPLPGHEDAMFLSLQRKRMGVSAVQKLIKKYTQIITPLKNISPHKLRSTFGTNLYRESGDIYLVADVLGHKDVNTTKKHYAEISDEQRRKAAKMIKLRDDDDKGDLNE; translated from the coding sequence GTGGCGGAAAAAAGTACCACATACGATAAAAAGCTTCATCAGCAGCTAACATTAAAATTGCGGGAATTAGTCAATCAAATGCCGGTATTTTGCGAAACCTTTTTTCGAGGCATCGAACCCACCACGTCCATCAAAAGCAGGATCGCCTACGCTTTTGATTTGCGCAGTTTTCTGCATTATCTAGTGGAAGAATCCTTTGAAGAACCTTTCAATGGAAAAACGCCAAAAGAAGTTACCTTGGAGATGATGGAAAACATCACTCCTGTACAAATCGAAAAATTTCTGGAGTATTTATCCTTCTATTCCCTGCCCCATTATAAAAACCCTGATGAGTTTGTCACCTATACCAACGGAAATTCCGGTAAGGCTCGCAAGTTGTCTACATTGCGGACTTTCTACAAGTATTTTTACAAGAAAGAAATGGTCAAGAAAAATCCGGCACTCTTGGTGGATATTCCAAAAATCAAGGAAAAGCCCATTGTGCGGCTGGAAGTGGATGAAGTGGCGAATCTGTTGGACCTGCTGGAAGATCCCAAAGGAATGACGGACACACAAAAGAAATTTCACCAGCGAACCAAAGAACGGGATATGGCAATGATCGTCCTCTTGTTGGGCACCGGCATTCGGGTCAGCGAATTTGTCGGACTGGATCTTTCCCATTTCGACTTTAAAAACAACAGTTTCAAGATCACAAGAAAAGGCGGCAGCCAGGTGGTCTTATATTTCAGCGATGAAGTTGCCAACGTATTGGAAAACTATTTGGAAGTTCGAGACGAGATCACTCCCCTACCCGGCCATGAGGATGCCATGTTCCTCTCCTTGCAGCGAAAGCGGATGGGTGTCAGTGCCGTTCAGAAACTCATCAAAAAATATACCCAAATCATTACCCCGTTAAAAAATATTTCTCCTCATAAACTCAGGAGCACTTTTGGGACGAATTTATATCGGGAAAGTGGAGATATTTACCTGGTGGCGGATGTATTGGGCCATAAGGATGTCAATACCACGAAAAAGCATTATGCGGAGATCAGCGACGAACAACGTCGAAAAGCCGCCAAAATGATCAAATTGCGAGACGACGATGATAAGGGGGATTTAAATGAATGA
- a CDS encoding TIGR03905 family TSCPD domain-containing protein, with amino-acid sequence MQNKIRYVYKTKGVCAREIEIELEGRYISNVEFIGGCAGNAIGLSSLVVGMDIEDVIQRLEGIPCGSKITSCPDQLSEALCEIIDMSRLKAEA; translated from the coding sequence ATGCAAAATAAAATACGATATGTGTACAAAACCAAAGGCGTATGTGCCAGGGAGATCGAAATCGAACTGGAAGGCCGATATATTTCAAACGTGGAATTCATCGGTGGTTGCGCCGGAAATGCAATAGGGCTGTCCAGCCTGGTTGTGGGAATGGACATAGAAGACGTGATCCAGCGACTGGAAGGGATCCCTTGCGGCAGCAAGATCACCTCATGTCCGGACCAATTGTCGGAGGCTCTTTGTGAGATCATCGATATGAGCCGGCTGAAAGCGGAAGCTTGA
- a CDS encoding peptidoglycan D,D-transpeptidase FtsI family protein, which produces MNENKRVLKGFLFIGVLFVLLIGYLTYFELFLKEDIVQNTYNRRIWEVDTGRIRGSILDRNGETLAYSESTEDDTQVRFYPFEELYAHVIGYHTPIYGNAQLEAAYQDELSGNKALNRIMDLPKQLTGEKLFGNQLQLTLDHDLQKKAWDLLQGQKGAVVALDPKTGAVLAMVSNPSYDPNQDKLSGAWEDLQNSRDSVLLPRATQGLYPPGSTFKCLTTAAAAASGNLDLVWKDEGSILVDGMIIRNFNSQVFGRVDLDQAFTKSINTYFAALGLEMGEDAIQNTAAQFGFNQKIPFDLQVSPSRLDQGDMSQTELASTSIGQGTLLVTPLHMALMGAGIANEGSIMEPYLVERVTMDSGRVVEAHSRKIWMDGPTSDTAALVKELMVQVVESGTGTNARISGISVAGKTGTAQNERDGEDHAWFMGFAPAEDPRIVVAVLLEYSGSTGGNSAAPIAGKLMENYLN; this is translated from the coding sequence TTGAATGAAAACAAACGAGTCCTCAAGGGTTTTCTTTTTATAGGAGTTCTTTTCGTCCTGCTGATCGGGTATTTGACCTATTTTGAACTATTTTTAAAAGAGGATATCGTACAAAATACTTACAATCGACGTATTTGGGAAGTGGATACGGGACGGATCCGGGGGAGCATATTGGATCGGAACGGGGAAACTCTTGCCTACAGTGAATCAACGGAAGATGATACACAAGTTCGCTTCTATCCTTTTGAGGAACTCTATGCCCATGTCATCGGATACCACACGCCCATCTATGGAAATGCACAGCTGGAAGCCGCCTACCAAGATGAGCTTAGCGGCAACAAGGCCTTGAATCGAATCATGGATCTGCCCAAACAGTTGACCGGGGAGAAGCTGTTTGGAAATCAGTTGCAGCTCACCCTGGATCATGATCTGCAAAAGAAGGCATGGGATCTGCTTCAAGGACAAAAGGGAGCTGTGGTTGCCCTGGATCCAAAAACCGGAGCGGTACTGGCAATGGTATCCAATCCTTCCTACGACCCCAATCAGGATAAACTGTCAGGTGCATGGGAGGATCTGCAAAACAGTAGGGATTCCGTTCTTTTGCCAAGAGCGACCCAGGGTCTTTATCCGCCAGGCTCCACCTTCAAGTGTTTGACGACTGCAGCAGCCGCCGCTTCAGGAAATTTGGATCTTGTTTGGAAGGACGAAGGCTCCATCCTTGTGGATGGAATGATCATACGCAACTTCAATTCTCAAGTATTTGGCCGGGTAGACCTGGATCAAGCCTTTACAAAATCCATCAATACCTATTTCGCAGCATTGGGGTTGGAGATGGGAGAAGATGCCATCCAGAATACGGCAGCCCAATTTGGTTTCAATCAAAAGATCCCTTTTGATCTGCAGGTATCACCCAGTCGCCTCGACCAGGGGGACATGTCTCAAACCGAGCTGGCATCCACTTCCATCGGTCAGGGAACGTTGTTGGTCACACCCCTGCATATGGCCTTGATGGGAGCCGGCATCGCCAACGAAGGCTCTATAATGGAACCTTACCTGGTGGAGCGTGTTACCATGGATTCCGGTCGAGTGGTGGAAGCACATTCAAGAAAAATCTGGATGGATGGACCAACTTCCGATACGGCGGCATTGGTGAAAGAGTTGATGGTCCAAGTCGTGGAAAGTGGTACCGGCACCAATGCAAGGATCTCCGGAATATCTGTGGCAGGGAAGACCGGTACGGCCCAAAACGAACGGGATGGGGAAGATCATGCCTGGTTCATGGGTTTTGCTCCTGCAGAAGACCCCAGGATCGTCGTTGCCGTCCTGTTGGAATACAGCGGCTCTACTGGTGGAAATTCGGCAGCACCCATTGCAGGAAAGCTGATGGAAAACTATTTAAATTGA
- a CDS encoding FtsW/RodA/SpoVE family cell cycle protein, which yields MRSSKPYFLIVLYLFLSFFLLSIRNGSFEILPVIYAAVVSLSIGVVLVFMKRFRWGDGYLFLITSMISSIGIVFLYRLDPQIGQRQILWFGAGILAFFLGYLVFVIGYRLWSHPKMLLVYPLVSFTFFVMTLTMGERIGGAINWIVINGIQVQPWEGIKLLFVFFMASYYAHQQFYSPLSVPLGKKGIQIPHKLLFMGGVYLHLLFLVLQREWGGSILFFLVFIAMMYVFDGNKKHLLANALAAAAGGTGGYLLLSHIQVRVATWLDPWRDMDGTGYQITQSLFALGSGGFFGTGLGLGRPHLIPAVHTDFIFSAITEEMGIFGGVGIILLYFILVYRGFKLVIRMQEPFLRAVAFGITSIFGFQTFIIIGGVIKLIPLTGITLPFVSYGGSSLISSFLALGILQGISATGISFFPTGEQGGDEVE from the coding sequence ATGAGAAGTTCCAAACCTTATTTTCTGATCGTTTTGTATCTGTTTTTGTCCTTTTTTCTCCTTTCCATCCGCAACGGATCCTTTGAGATCCTTCCAGTTATATATGCTGCCGTCGTTTCTTTGTCCATCGGTGTCGTTCTTGTATTCATGAAACGGTTTCGATGGGGGGATGGTTATTTGTTTTTGATCACATCCATGATCTCAAGCATTGGGATCGTCTTTCTCTATCGGTTGGACCCCCAGATCGGACAACGCCAGATCTTGTGGTTTGGAGCGGGGATCCTTGCCTTTTTTCTTGGCTATCTGGTCTTTGTCATAGGCTATCGCCTGTGGTCCCATCCAAAGATGCTGCTGGTATATCCGTTGGTTTCTTTCACGTTTTTCGTCATGACCTTGACCATGGGGGAGAGGATCGGCGGAGCCATCAACTGGATCGTGATCAACGGCATCCAGGTTCAACCTTGGGAAGGGATCAAATTGCTCTTCGTTTTCTTTATGGCATCCTATTATGCCCATCAACAATTTTACAGTCCCTTATCTGTGCCATTGGGGAAAAAAGGGATCCAAATTCCCCATAAACTGCTTTTCATGGGAGGAGTGTACTTGCACCTGCTCTTTCTTGTACTACAACGGGAGTGGGGAGGCAGCATCCTGTTCTTTCTTGTTTTTATCGCCATGATGTATGTCTTTGATGGAAACAAGAAACATCTGCTGGCAAATGCATTGGCAGCAGCAGCAGGTGGCACGGGCGGATATCTGCTTTTATCTCACATACAGGTCCGGGTGGCCACCTGGTTGGATCCATGGCGGGACATGGATGGAACCGGCTATCAAATAACCCAATCCCTGTTTGCTCTGGGTTCCGGCGGATTTTTTGGGACAGGCCTTGGTCTGGGGCGCCCTCATCTGATTCCCGCCGTGCACACGGATTTTATTTTTTCTGCCATTACGGAAGAAATGGGGATCTTTGGTGGAGTGGGGATCATCCTCCTGTATTTCATTTTGGTCTATCGAGGGTTCAAACTGGTGATTCGAATGCAGGAACCCTTTTTAAGGGCGGTGGCATTTGGTATTACTTCCATTTTCGGATTTCAAACCTTCATCATCATCGGCGGTGTGATCAAGTTGATCCCATTGACAGGGATCACCCTGCCATTTGTCAGTTACGGTGGAAGCAGTTTGATCAGCAGTTTTCTTGCCTTGGGCATCCTGCAGGGGATCTCTGCCACCGGCATTTCCTTTTTCCCGACTGGTGAACAAGGGGGTGACGAAGTTGAATGA
- a CDS encoding FHA domain-containing protein, translating to MFDLLASLFKYLFIIFIYYFMYVIIRLIYLDIATTTVIGRKLEGNLPYLKLVNRRESLTFRVEESYFLEGDMILGRSGKNHIVIKDPFLSGSHAKFHVEDGRWFINDLNSKNGTMLNHQQLGEDAYELGDGDLVHLGQLDFLFVEPGRNRS from the coding sequence TTGTTTGATCTACTGGCTTCCTTGTTTAAATACCTGTTCATCATATTCATTTATTATTTCATGTATGTCATCATCCGGTTGATCTATCTGGACATTGCTACAACAACGGTGATCGGACGGAAACTGGAAGGCAATCTGCCATATTTGAAACTGGTCAATCGACGGGAAAGTTTGACCTTTCGCGTGGAAGAAAGCTATTTTCTGGAAGGCGACATGATATTGGGCCGATCCGGCAAAAACCATATTGTGATCAAAGACCCTTTTTTGTCAGGCAGTCATGCCAAGTTCCATGTTGAAGACGGACGTTGGTTCATCAACGATCTAAACAGCAAAAACGGAACCATGCTCAATCATCAGCAACTGGGAGAAGATGCCTATGAGCTGGGTGATGGAGATCTGGTCCACTTGGGTCAATTGGACTTTTTGTTTGTAGAACCGGGGAGGAACCGGTCATGA